The genomic segment ACTGTTAAATGGAAATGTGGTAATTGCGGGTTCATTCACGAGGGTACTGATGCATTAGAGTTATGTCCTGCTTGTGCACATCCTAAGAGCCACTTTGAAGTGTACGTTGAAGCATATTAAGTACCATCATAAATTGCAATAAAGTTAAGTGCCGATAGAGGATTATAATCTATCGGCGCTTTCTTGTCCAGCTATCGATACGAAATAAAGATAAGCTAATGTAATTTCATAAATATATCTAGTACTATTTTTGAAAATGATATACAATATCTTTATTACAATCATAAAAACGAGGAGAATTATATATGAAAAATGCTATATTTGTTATTATATGCTGTATTATTTTAGCTGTAATCGTTGTAATTCTCGCTCCAAAGGGAAAGCTCATTGCTCAAATTAATAAAGAGGAAACAAATTCAAATACTTTAGTTATATACAGTCCACTGAATGAAGAAATCATCATACCGATTGTAAAAGAATTTCAAGAAACAACAGGAATACAAATAACCTACTTGTCGGCTGGTACAGTTGATTTGCTTACTCTTTTGGAGCGTAAGGGTGACAAACCATTAATGGATGTCCTCTGGGGAAGTAGTAAAGAATTCATAGATTCAAAATTGGAGTATTTTCAACCTTATCAAACCTCCTATGACAGCAAAATTCACAAGGGATTTAAACATGATAGAAATGATTGGAACGGATTTAATCTTTTGCCAATTGTTTTAATGTATAATAAAAAGTTAGTCTCTCCGGAAGAGGCTCCAAAATCATGGGAAGATTTACTGGATCCAAAATGGAAAGGAAAGATGGTATATACTGATCCAAATAATTCGGGGTCCTCATTTATGATTTTGTCTACATTACTATCACTAGGTAAAGAAGGTAATGAGTATAATTGGGGTAATGTCCGTAAATTTTTAAATAATGTTGATGGTAAAATTATGGCTAAGTCTTCTGAAGTATACAATGGAATAGCGAATGGTGATTTTGCATTGGGATTAACAATGGAGGAGGCGGCAGTAAGACTAATTAGAAATGGTGCTGATGTGGAGATGGTGTATCTTGAGGAAGGGACACCTGTGATTACCGATGTAATTGTCCTGATGAAAGATGCACAAAATTTGGAAAATGCAAAAATATTTATTGATTTTGTATTAAGTGATCATGTGCAAAAATATATGGTGGATTATTTTTATCTTCGCTCTATTAGAACAGATATTACCCCTCCAGAAGGGTTGATTAGCATAGAGGATTTGAATATTCTTGATTCTAATAGCGCGGATATTTATAGGAACAAAGACGAAATTTTACATACTTTTGACCAGCTCCTTTCAAAATAACGATATGGAGATCAATATGAAAAAATCCTTTCCCCTTTTCTACAAATTATTAATTTCATTTATTGTTTGCGGTATTATACCATTGATTATTATTAGTATATTAATCTACGGGCTTTCTGTGAGATTTATTAATGATATGATTTATGAACAAACACGTTTAAACCTCACCAATATGCATCAAGAGCTAAACGTGATTTTAAAAGACTATGAAGATATTATGATCACACTTCAGAGTGATGAAACAATTATGAATGCTTTATCTAATGATTTGACTAAAAATAATGAAAATAAAATATATGAGAAAATATATGATGCGCTAAAGAATCGAACTGGAAAACCACCATTGTATATATTAAATACAACAGGAGATGTTATATTTTCTACCAATCCATTGCCACATATATATGAGACTGGTATCAAAAACAATTGGGGAATTTTTCGAGAAGTAACCCAGGGAAATGATGGTACTACAACGATTTATCCTCAAAAGATAAATTATGAAGAAGGTAAAAGTAGCTTATTAAGTATGGGTAGAAAAATACTGGATTCGAAGGGCAATCCTATTGGATATGTTATTATAGATGTATATCGAGATACCATAATAAATATATTTAGACCCCACATTAATGGGGTGCCGATTCATATTGTAGTTTTAGATGACTATGACTATACTGTTTTAGATATTCAAAATCCGAATATGGAAGGCAAGTTTCAAAATGCTACATATCTCAATCATGCGAAAGATATAGAATTTAAAGGTTTTTTCAGTGAACTAGAAAGGGATAGTTATTTAACAATTTCATATAAGGATACTTATTCAAAAACAACTACAATAGCCAATGTTCATTCCAATATTTTTCATCAACTGAATGGTATTGTGAAAACACTTCTTATTATAGGATGTTTTATAAGCTTGCTTATATGTTGTTTGATCTCTATAGTATTAGCGGAGCATATATCAAATCCAATGAAGCAATTAATATATATCATGAGTAAAGTAGAAAAAGGTGACTTTTCAGCTTATACTAGCTTTAATCGTAATGATGAAATTGGTGCGTTAGGAACATATTTTAATCAAATGGTTCTACAACTTAAGAAATATTTAGATCGGCTTATGGAAGAACAAAATAAACTCAGAGTCACTGAAATAAAAATGTTGCAGGCGCAAATCAATCCGCATTTTTTATACAATACACTTGATGTCATTAAATGGAGTGCAAAGCTAAATAAAACGGAAGAAGTAACCAGTATTGTAACAAATTTAGCGAAAATACTTAGAAATAGTATCGATTGTGAAGAGGAATATGTTTCTGTAAGAAAGAGTATTGAATTTATCAACAGTTATCTTGCAATACAAAAAATAAAATATAATGATAAATTCGATGTCAATATTGACATTGATCCATCCATACTAGAACTCAAAACGCTTAGATTAATTTTGCAACCATTTATTGAAAATGCAATTATTCATGGGCTCACTTACATCGATCATACTGGTCTAATTACAATCATTGGAGAGAAAGATGGTGATGACATCATTTTTTATATTATAGATAATGGAGTTGGTATGACAGAAGATACAATCAAGCGCATAAGTAAAAGTACGAATGATAATCATATTGGTATATATAATGTTGATAAAAGAATTAAGTTATATTACGGCGATAAATATGGTGTACATATAGAAAGCATTGAAGAAAAGGGAACTAAGGTTACAATCAAAATACCTTATTTAACTGGAGGCGATAACCAATATGATTAAAGTTGTAGTTGTTGAAGATGAGGAATTTATTAGAAGAGGAATGATTTTGACAACACCTTGGGAAGAATTTGATTGTGAGGTAATCGGTGAAGCACGAAATGGTATTGAAGGTATCAATTTAATTAAGAAATTAAACCCAGATATAGTAATTACTGATGTTAGAATGCCGATTATGGACGGCATAATGATGATTAATGAACTAACAAATTTTGTAGAAGCTGAATATATTATTGTTTCAGGTTTTGACGATTTTAAATATGCACAGCAAGCCATTAAATTAGGTGTAAAAGATTATCTATTAAAACCCATTGACGATACAGAGTTTTATAATACGTTAAGAAAAATAATTGAGGTTGTAAAAGGAAAGCAAGATCATACCAACACCGCAGATCATTACTCTCAAATATCTAACTGCAAGCTCCAGTTCTTCAAGGAATACGAGTTCGAACTTCATTATGACAGCAGAAAAAAATACGTCTTTGAAGCAGTAGAATACATAAAAACAAATTATTACCGTGAAATTACATTAAGAGATGCCGCCGACAGTCTCTATATAAGTGAAAGCTATTTAAGCAGATTATTTAAAACACATACAAGCTACACCTTTATAGAATACTTAACAAGCTACAGAATTAAAATGGCCATCTCGCTATTAAAGGATCATAGAATAAAAGTATATGAAGTATCAGATAAAGTAGGATACAAGGATTCAAAATATTTCAGTGTTATATTCAAAAAATATATAGGAGTCACACCCTTAGAATTCAAATATAGTGTATCACATTAATAGTTATAATCATCTGCTTTCAAATTATCGAAAAAGGAACATTTAGTAAAAGTTCTCAGACTGTCAACAAAGGCATTTTTTCTTATCGGTGTATGTATTATTGGCAGTACGTGTTCATTTTTCTGGCCTTACCCTTCGGCCGGTCAGGCGAAAAATGAACACGTACTGCCTTTTGTATTCATCTAGAAGAAAAAATGCTTTTATCTCTGTTTCGTTAATCGATAATTAATTAGATTGTCGACAACCTATTACAAGTTTTTAAGTTATAAATTTCTTTGCCTAATCATAAAGTGTCCATAATATTAAACCATATAAGAGAATATTGGATTGTCCTTCTTCTTCAAATTCTATACAATTTTATTAACTAATGATAGCACTACAATTAAATTAGCAATAAAACTAAAGGAGATTGATTATGAAAAAACGTATTTTAGCATCAGTAATGGTAATTATGTTAACGATTACTTCTATGAGTATTGTATTTGCTCAAGAAGAAAACAAAGAAGTAGTAATTAAAAATGTTATTTTATTAGTACCAGATGGTACAAGAGTTGATTCAATAACGTTAGCAAGATGGTACAATGGTGGGGAACCGTTAGCAATGGATGAATTTGCTTGTGGACTTGTAAGAACCTATAATTCTGACTCTCCAATAGCGGACTCAGCTCCTGCAGGTAGTGCTATGGCAACAGGCTTTAAAAGTAAAACTGGATTTATAGGAGTTCTTCCAGATGAAAATACGATGCCTGGACTGAAACCTCTTGCAAAAGGTGATGAAAGAAGACCGGTTGCTTCCGTCTTAGAAGCGGCACAGTTAGCAAATAAATCAACAGGTTTGGTTGCAACCTCTGAAGTAATGCATGCTACACCAGCAGCATTTTCGGCACACTATCCTAATAGAGGTGCTTATGATATCTTAAGTAAGCATATGGTTTATAATGAAGTTGATGTAGTTTTTGGTGGTGGTTATGAATTTATGATACCTGAAGGTCGTAAAGATGATGCAAATATGGTAACAGTTCTAGAATCAAAGGGCTACGAAGTGTTAACAACAAAAGAAGAGTTTGATAGCTTTAAAGGCGAAAAGGCATGGGGTCTTTTTGCAGATGCTTCACTTCCATATGATTTTGACAATGACGGAAGTGTACCAACCTTAGAAGCAATGACTGACAAAGCAATCGATATATTAAGCAAAGATAAAGATGGATTTTTCTTAATGGTTGAAGGTAGCAAAGTGGACTGGGCTTCTCATTCGAATGATCCAATTGGAATTATTAGTGATTTACTTGCTTTTGATAAAGCTTGCAAAGTTGCACTTGATTATGCAAAAACAAATAAAGATACAGTTGTAATCATTGTACCTGACCATGGTAATGGTGGTATCAGTATTGGAGCTTCTAGTCTTGATAAAGGTTATGATAAAGAACCATTATCGAGTTTCCTTGAGCCTTTGAAAGCTGCAAAGCTTACAGGCGAAGGTATTGCAACAAAATTAAATGAAGATAGAAGTAATATTGTTGAAGTAATGGCAACATACTATGGAATCACTGATTTAACAGATGAGGAAATTGCAATCATAAAAGAAGCTAAGCTAAGCGCTATGAATGTTGCCGTAGGTCCAATGATAAGTGAAAGAGCTCATATTGGATGGACTACAAAAGGACATACTGGTGAAGATGTTGTACTTTTCATTTATTCGCCAGATCAAGACCGTTTAACGGGTGTTGTAGAAAACACAGACATCGCTTTATATATGGCTAGGAAATTAGGTGTTAATTTAGCTGATACAACCAAAGAGTTATTTGTACCTGCAAGACAAGGATTTGAAGAATTAGGTGCAAAGGTTGCTTGGAGTGAACCAGTTAAATACAATCCTATTGTTACAGTAACAAAAGGTGATGATGTTTTAGAACTCTTAGTACATACGAACAAAGCTATCTATAATGGAAAAGAAGTAGTGCTTGATGGCGTTATTGTATATAATGGAATTAGTACCTATGTTCCACAAGACGCATTAGATTTGTTTCAAGTAGCTAAATAAGAGAAATTAAACCAATTAAAAAACTCCTTTCTGGTTAAACCAAAAAGGAGTTTTTTTGAAATACAAGTTATTTATTAACAAAGCTCTCATAGGTTCGTTTAACAAATACAATACCTTCTTCACGCGAAGTGTATTCTAGTGGATTAATCGTATTGTTTCCAATACCTTTCATGATATTATGTTTAGCTACATACCTTACTTCATTTATAGCCCAGTCAGCAATTAAATGTTCATCTGCAAATTTGTTTACACCCGATACATTAAAATCCATATTAGGCTTAGCTGCGTTTAAAGCTCTATAAAGCATGATACAGATTTCTTGACGTGAAATACTAGAATTTGGAGCAAACCTATCATCAGTGATGCCTTTTACAATACCAAGCTTGAAGGCTTCTAATACGTACATATCAGAAGTATCTTTGAAAGGATTGGTCAAAGATGGTGTAACTTGTTCACTAGTTAGAGCTTGATAAAGCAAAACAGCAATACTGCAAAATTCCTCTCTAGTAATGTCTTGTTGTAAGTTCGTTAGCACTTTATTTGTTACAAGTGAATACTCTTCCGCTTTCTGTAATTCTTCCACTGCCCAAGAATTGGCAGAAAAATAGTCAAGCATATAGATTTGATTTGGCTGCTGATCAGAATTTGGTATATAAATACTTGCTAAATTTGAGTAACCGGAATTGCCTGAACTATTGCTTGAATAAACTCTATAAGTATAGGTTTCTCCTTTTGTAAGACTTGTATCATCATAATAAGTTGTATTACTTGGAGTGGTAGTTATAGGGCTATAACCACTACCATGTTGTTGCCTTTCGATATAGAATCCAGTTTCATTTTCAGAATGATCCGACCAAGTTAGATGAACTGCATTTCCGGAAAGAGTGACGGCTAAGTTAGATGGTGCTTGAGGCTTTGAAGCAAGAGAAACGGTAATTGTTTTTTCGGTGGATAAACTACTTCCAATAAAGCCAATGGTTTCTATCGTATAAGAATAGGTACCAGGTGTGACTGTTTTATCTGTATAACCATTTTGAGTGGAGTTTACTACGCTAATATTGGAGTACAATTCACCTGCTGTTTTCCTTTTCACTCTATAATAATCTACTCTTTCAGGTGTACTTTCCGTCCAGCTAAGTTGTACGCTTTGATCAGGATTAAGCGAAACCTGGAGTTCAGGTTTTAGTGGTTCGAGTAAGGAAACAGTAACCTCAATGCTATTAGAAGAATATCCATAAGATGTATTGTACCCTTGAATCCGAAATGTAAAGGGTTGAGAAGCGAACATATATGTAGGAAATGTAAATGTTTTAGTAGTTTCATCGGCATAAGCAAAAACCAAATCATCATAATTATTATTATTATTTGTTTTATATTGTATCCTATAATATTCTTCATTGTTTGAATTATCATTCCATGTAAAAGTAACTGTTGCATTAGAGCCTAATACTGCTTTGAAATCACTAGGAGCAACTACAAATTTAGGTATGGGAACACTTGCTGCAGCTGTCTGATACATAGAAAATGGTAATAGTACAAGGGTTACTATTATGCAAAAAAATAATTCAGTTATTCTTTGCAACAAACTTTGCTTCATAATTTATTTCACCTCTTTTAGTTTTTGTAAACCTCGACCAACTCACTTATTGTTAATAATCAAGAAGTATAATGTGTTACTTAAAATAGGGTTCAGAAATCATCATAATGTCAGGATTGGTGTTTTTAGGAACTCGATCTGTAACTAGATTTTGTATATAGAGTGTATTCACACCCGGAATATCAATTTCAAAAGGAATTGATTCGCCCTTTTTCACCACTATTTCTTTTAATACCTTACCCTCAAAATCATTTTCCCTAATCTTAATAATAACCTCCTCAGTTGAACCATCAAGGTCCTCCATGCAAGCGACACCACCGAATTTTTGATAGTTACCCTTTGGATAAATAAAACCACTATACTCATAGTAACCCGCAGTTCCAGTATAAATGATTCCCCACTTGTACTGTTGTTTGTTGACTTGGAGTAGTGTAGTGTCTGTACTTAACTGGCTGGTGTGATTGTTAACATAAGCCTCGCCCTCTAGAGGAACAAGCCCTCTTTCACCAAGATGAATAATTTGATTGATAGGGTCATAATTTACTGCAATGGAGAGTACTTTTGCTATGCTTCGAGCAGGAAGATAGGTCCTACCCTTGTAAGTTATGGGATACATTTGAGTGCCATCTTCATCAAGGGGAATATAATCGCTACCATTTAGTTTGATTTTAACAACGCGATTTAGGATAGCAACAATTTCTTCATTGGCGGCCGCAGCCCCTACAGTTCCCACAGTTATTCCTAAAATAAATACCATGCATAGGAATAAAGCAATTAATTTTTTGTGCATAATTCCATCCTCCTTTTAAAAACTAGTAATAGTAATAATAAAATACCTGTATTTATTTTTCATATCTAATTATATAGGAAAAATATTATCGTGAGTACACCCGAAAGTATTAGAATAATAATATAATAGGCTCCCAATTCTGGGAGCCGTGATTTATTGATCAATGATTAAAATATAGATTCATTAACAAGATTCGCTTTTTTTGACAGAGTATAAAGAAAATAGTTGACCTCGCTTCTTTATCCCGAGCTTTATGAAAATATTTTGTAGATGCATCTTCACAGTATTGATAGAAATTCCAAGATTTATAGCTATTTCAGGATTGGATTTATTAAATAAAACCTGTTGTACAATTTCTCGCTCCCTAACAGTAAGCAAGTTAAAGTAATCAATTTCTAGCTCAGTATCTGGTAAATTGTATAATTTTGAACGTAACGTCTTTTTCTCATAAACCCATCGCAACTTGTTAACAAGATGTGGATATAGAGTATGTAAAATGAGAAGTTCTTTTTCTAGAAAATTTCCGATGCTTTTTTCCCGATGAAGGCATAGAGCTCCATAAGACATATAGTCATCCTTTATATCAAAGCCGAGTATGTAATAAACATTATTTTCTTTTAGAAAATCATAATAATACTCGCTTTGTTTCGTCCATTTGCTATAATCTAACAAATCAGTACTACGAGCGATTAATAAATTATTCAAATTATATTTCTGATGAAATTCGTCTAAGTGAACATAATGTTGCAAGTAGTTATTTAGAGAATTCTGAGGAGAATCCATGAAAACCAAAGCTTGCTGGGGATGGGTAATAAGAGGTGGGTACAACCAAAAGTTTGCTGTATCAAACCATACTATTTTTCTAATCATATCAAGAACAATTTTACGGATTTCAAAGATGTCCTCAGTAGTACCAATAGCGGCGACTATATCAAGTATTCGTTTTTCATTTGTCATACGCTCACCCCCAACAAACGCTTAGGCATATTAAAAGTTTTTGATTTCCTCATCAAGTTGCATTAAATATTCTTGCCTCTCCATTTTAAATAAAAGTTCTTCTTCGGTTTTATCTTTTTTCTCTGCAAGCTCTTGTAGTTTCACAAAATCAGTTGCACTTTTTTGCATAGCTTCGTCGATTGTAGCCAAGGTAGCTTCAAGTACTTCAATTTCACTATCTATCTTTTCAAATTCTAATTTTTCTTTGTAAGTAAATTTCGGCTTTTTTGCTTGTGCTTTTACATTCTCTTGAGTTGGTTTAGAAGTAGATTTTGTTATGGCAACAGGCTCGGGTCGATGTAGTAAGTAATCAGAATAATTGCCGGGGTATTCTGTAATGCTTCCTTCACCTTCAAACGCAAAAATCTTCTTGCAGGTACGATCCAAGAAATAACGATCATGAGAAACTGTAATAACCGCTCCCCTGAAATCATCTAAATAGTCCTCTAAAATTTTCAAAGTATCAATATCTAAATCATTCGTTGGTTCATCTAGAATAAGGATGTTTGGTTCATCAATAAGGATTTTTAAAAGATATAAACGTCTTCGTTCACCGCCTGATAATCTAGAAATGGGGGTCCATTGCATATCACCAGTAAAAAGGAAGGTTTCCATTAGTTGAGATGCACTTATTCTAATACCAGCTCCATTGGTGATATATTCTGCAGTCTCTTTAATGTATTCTATTGCACGTATGTTGAGGGGCATTTCCTCTGATTCTTGAGAAAAATAACCAATATTAACTGTGCTACCAATATCAATCGTTCCTTGATCAACCGTAATCTTTCCAGTAATAATATTTAACAAGGTTGATTTACCAATACCATTTTCACCAATAATACCTAAACGGTCATCCCGAAGCAAGATATAACTGAAATCCTTAATGAGAAGTTGAGAGTAGGCTTTTGAAATGTTTTTTATCTCAATAATTTTATTTCCTAACCTCGAATTACCGACAGAAATATTGATTTTTGCATCGTTCAATATTTTTTCACTACTTTCAATATCTTCAAATCGTTGAATACGAGCTTTTTGCTTTGTTGTTCTTGCTCTTGCACCTCTTCGCATCCATTCTAATTCATTTCTATATAAGTTGAGACGTTTTCGTTCATTGGCATTTTCACGAGCTTGTCTTTCGATTTTCTTTTCCACAAATAGAGAGTAGTTCCCATCATATGAAAATAATTGACTGCTATCTAATTCAAGTGTCTTATTAACAACTCGATCTAAGAAATACCTATCATGGGTAATCATGATCAGGGCGCCTTTTCGAGATTCTAAA from the Firmicutes bacterium HGW-Firmicutes-1 genome contains:
- a CDS encoding iron ABC transporter substrate-binding protein; this encodes MKNAIFVIICCIILAVIVVILAPKGKLIAQINKEETNSNTLVIYSPLNEEIIIPIVKEFQETTGIQITYLSAGTVDLLTLLERKGDKPLMDVLWGSSKEFIDSKLEYFQPYQTSYDSKIHKGFKHDRNDWNGFNLLPIVLMYNKKLVSPEEAPKSWEDLLDPKWKGKMVYTDPNNSGSSFMILSTLLSLGKEGNEYNWGNVRKFLNNVDGKIMAKSSEVYNGIANGDFALGLTMEEAAVRLIRNGADVEMVYLEEGTPVITDVIVLMKDAQNLENAKIFIDFVLSDHVQKYMVDYFYLRSIRTDITPPEGLISIEDLNILDSNSADIYRNKDEILHTFDQLLSK
- a CDS encoding alkaline phosphatase, which gives rise to MKKRILASVMVIMLTITSMSIVFAQEENKEVVIKNVILLVPDGTRVDSITLARWYNGGEPLAMDEFACGLVRTYNSDSPIADSAPAGSAMATGFKSKTGFIGVLPDENTMPGLKPLAKGDERRPVASVLEAAQLANKSTGLVATSEVMHATPAAFSAHYPNRGAYDILSKHMVYNEVDVVFGGGYEFMIPEGRKDDANMVTVLESKGYEVLTTKEEFDSFKGEKAWGLFADASLPYDFDNDGSVPTLEAMTDKAIDILSKDKDGFFLMVEGSKVDWASHSNDPIGIISDLLAFDKACKVALDYAKTNKDTVVIIVPDHGNGGISIGASSLDKGYDKEPLSSFLEPLKAAKLTGEGIATKLNEDRSNIVEVMATYYGITDLTDEEIAIIKEAKLSAMNVAVGPMISERAHIGWTTKGHTGEDVVLFIYSPDQDRLTGVVENTDIALYMARKLGVNLADTTKELFVPARQGFEELGAKVAWSEPVKYNPIVTVTKGDDVLELLVHTNKAIYNGKEVVLDGVIVYNGISTYVPQDALDLFQVAK
- a CDS encoding DNA-binding response regulator; protein product: MIKVVVVEDEEFIRRGMILTTPWEEFDCEVIGEARNGIEGINLIKKLNPDIVITDVRMPIMDGIMMINELTNFVEAEYIIVSGFDDFKYAQQAIKLGVKDYLLKPIDDTEFYNTLRKIIEVVKGKQDHTNTADHYSQISNCKLQFFKEYEFELHYDSRKKYVFEAVEYIKTNYYREITLRDAADSLYISESYLSRLFKTHTSYTFIEYLTSYRIKMAISLLKDHRIKVYEVSDKVGYKDSKYFSVIFKKYIGVTPLEFKYSVSH
- a CDS encoding ABC transporter, which gives rise to MTLISIENISKSYGIKKLFENISFSVTDTDKIGLIGVNGTGKSTLLKIIAGLETADSGNLSYAKGIKIEYLPQNPDYDLESTVLQQVFKGNSPSMELIRNYEETLEAIEHNPSDAHLQQQLITLSNDMKTLDLWDYESQVKTILTKLGVTDFNKKMDHLSGGQKKRVALASALISPCDLLILDEPTNHMDNNTIDWLEKYLESRKGALIMITHDRYFLDRVVNKTLELDSSQLFSYDGNYSLFVEKKIERQARENANERKRLNLYRNELEWMRRGARARTTKQKARIQRFEDIESSEKILNDAKINISVGNSRLGNKIIEIKNISKAYSQLLIKDFSYILLRDDRLGIIGENGIGKSTLLNIITGKITVDQGTIDIGSTVNIGYFSQESEEMPLNIRAIEYIKETAEYITNGAGIRISASQLMETFLFTGDMQWTPISRLSGGERRRLYLLKILIDEPNILILDEPTNDLDIDTLKILEDYLDDFRGAVITVSHDRYFLDRTCKKIFAFEGEGSITEYPGNYSDYLLHRPEPVAITKSTSKPTQENVKAQAKKPKFTYKEKLEFEKIDSEIEVLEATLATIDEAMQKSATDFVKLQELAEKKDKTEEELLFKMERQEYLMQLDEEIKNF